Proteins from one Chitinophaga oryzae genomic window:
- a CDS encoding DUF2625 domain-containing protein, with protein MHDHHLQLLGVNRLLTVVQTPKKSLGDLINTQEPGWELVTSWIGDATHKVTVLPATESKAKETLYATQVTTRSPMGAIIFNSGGILVDHGWIRILGSGHNTFNRTLHSWNINKTIFDEGNAGFLLVADDAAGGFFAINSGGLGEDMGKVYYFDPAAMAWEALDISYSEFLLFCFEGDLGDFYRDLRWSNWEQEVSMLDGNEVFSFYPMLWTKEGKDINSVHRAKVPVEEHYGFTTDMLRQLDGAK; from the coding sequence ATGCACGACCATCATTTACAACTGCTCGGCGTCAATCGTTTGTTGACCGTTGTTCAGACGCCTAAGAAATCCCTCGGAGATTTAATCAACACACAGGAACCCGGCTGGGAGCTGGTCACCTCCTGGATCGGCGACGCCACCCATAAAGTAACGGTCTTACCCGCTACCGAAAGTAAAGCGAAAGAAACGCTGTATGCCACACAGGTCACCACGCGTTCGCCCATGGGCGCTATTATATTCAACAGTGGCGGCATATTGGTAGATCATGGCTGGATAAGGATCTTAGGGTCCGGGCATAACACATTCAACAGAACATTGCATTCCTGGAATATCAACAAAACAATCTTCGACGAAGGCAACGCAGGATTCCTGCTGGTGGCGGACGACGCAGCCGGCGGGTTCTTTGCCATCAACAGCGGAGGGCTCGGCGAAGACATGGGCAAAGTATACTACTTCGATCCGGCAGCCATGGCATGGGAAGCGCTGGACATCTCCTATTCGGAGTTCCTGCTGTTTTGTTTTGAGGGCGACCTCGGGGATTTTTATCGTGACCTTCGCTGGAGCAACTGGGAACAGGAAGTAAGCATGCTGGATGGTAACGAAGTTTTTAGTTTCTATCCTATGCTCTGGACAAAAGAGGGCAAAGACATCAACAGCGTCCACAGGGCCAAAGTACCGGTGGAAGAACATTACGGTTTTACTACTGATATGCTGCGACAGCTGGATGGCGCAAAATAA
- a CDS encoding DUF4175 domain-containing protein gives MNSFSRLWSRPILLAVLSLAGLIAALVGDGIWDIFSWIALGIPVALMVRYWFYPTGTKE, from the coding sequence ATGAATAGCTTTTCCAGATTATGGTCCCGGCCTATCCTGTTGGCCGTTCTGTCCCTTGCCGGACTGATAGCCGCGCTGGTGGGCGATGGTATCTGGGATATCTTCTCCTGGATAGCGTTGGGCATACCGGTAGCACTGATGGTACGGTATTGGTTTTACCCAACGGGAACAAAAGAATAA
- a CDS encoding AMP-binding protein encodes MFYSLAETMLSALHRHAHPAQIVCKGESVSAHRLTRQVQELAGAFSGIAPEQRALLLLKDKPAFHYIFLALATVGIVPVPVNPRVDLPTLEHILLDSRAVMIIVDPDELERVKPALAVSPFLSPDLIFTDDPAAQHSVFSLPAATAPAYYYRKPNSIAFWQYTSGTTGKPKAVQHSQEAMLAATRHFAVETLGIGPQDRIYSVPKMFFGYGLGNSFFFPLLTGAGVLLDDAWPTIDNIAANIHHYRPTVFFGVPKVYAMLLKQRPAGLVEALQHVRIFFSAGSTLPASLYEEWKAFTGKPILDGIGSTETGHVFLSNSPASHTAGSTGKPVSGYQLRLEYAGEPLSDRLQVGELCVRSPYALAGYWEDPVRTNQKFRDGWYYTGDLFSMETNGTYTYFGRKDELFKSNGRWVNPLAFESALLNAVSDVEECVLLDLPDDENLTCTLLLLVGKADTRDTVTQFINECTESHYRPREMLYLPELPRNANGKLSRTELRTHYQLHFQPKKN; translated from the coding sequence ATGTTTTATAGTCTTGCGGAAACCATGCTTTCTGCCCTGCACCGGCATGCCCATCCCGCCCAGATTGTCTGCAAAGGTGAATCCGTCAGCGCTCACCGGCTGACCCGGCAAGTTCAGGAACTGGCAGGCGCATTCAGCGGCATAGCGCCGGAACAAAGGGCGCTGTTATTATTAAAAGACAAACCTGCCTTTCATTACATTTTTCTCGCATTAGCGACTGTCGGTATTGTACCGGTACCCGTTAACCCCAGGGTAGATCTGCCAACGCTGGAGCATATCCTGCTTGACAGCCGTGCAGTGATGATCATCGTCGACCCGGACGAACTGGAACGGGTAAAACCGGCACTGGCGGTCTCTCCTTTCCTGTCGCCCGACCTGATTTTCACCGACGACCCTGCAGCGCAGCATTCCGTTTTTTCCTTACCGGCAGCAACCGCACCTGCCTACTATTACCGCAAACCGAACAGCATTGCTTTCTGGCAATATACTTCGGGCACCACCGGAAAACCCAAAGCAGTGCAACACAGCCAGGAAGCCATGCTGGCCGCCACCAGGCATTTCGCTGTAGAGACGCTTGGTATTGGCCCGCAGGACAGGATCTATTCCGTTCCGAAGATGTTTTTCGGGTATGGCCTGGGCAACAGCTTTTTCTTTCCGCTACTGACGGGAGCCGGCGTGTTACTGGACGATGCCTGGCCCACGATAGACAACATCGCAGCGAATATACACCACTACCGCCCTACCGTATTTTTCGGCGTGCCTAAAGTATATGCCATGCTGCTAAAACAACGTCCGGCTGGCTTGGTGGAAGCATTGCAGCATGTCAGGATCTTTTTTTCTGCCGGATCAACCTTACCCGCAAGCCTGTACGAAGAATGGAAAGCCTTTACCGGAAAACCCATATTAGACGGCATCGGCAGCACGGAAACAGGACATGTATTCCTGAGTAATTCACCGGCAAGCCATACCGCAGGCAGCACCGGCAAACCGGTATCCGGCTATCAGCTACGGTTGGAATACGCAGGAGAACCGCTGAGCGACAGGTTACAGGTAGGCGAGCTATGCGTACGCTCTCCTTACGCGCTGGCAGGTTACTGGGAAGATCCGGTGCGGACCAACCAGAAGTTCCGCGACGGATGGTATTATACCGGCGATCTTTTTAGTATGGAAACAAATGGTACCTACACCTACTTCGGCCGCAAAGACGAGCTGTTCAAATCCAACGGCAGGTGGGTAAATCCACTGGCGTTTGAATCAGCCCTTCTGAATGCCGTCAGCGATGTGGAGGAATGTGTACTGCTAGACCTTCCCGACGATGAAAACCTCACCTGCACGTTGCTGTTGCTCGTTGGAAAAGCAGATACCCGGGACACCGTCACACAATTTATCAACGAATGCACCGAAAGCCATTACCGGCCCAGAGAAATGCTTTACCTGCCGGAACTGCCGCGCAACGCCAATGGAAAATTGTCCCGCACCGAATTAAGAACACACTATCAACTACACTTTCAACCGAAAAAAAACTAA
- a CDS encoding MFS transporter, with amino-acid sequence MTDIKLGLKENWQQFTLLVLVNMLVGGMVGLERTVVPLVGTEEFRIGSDIVVFSFIIAFGVVKAFTNLISGVLADKYTRKRVLIAGWLVGLPVPFLLAWAPSWNWIIVANVLLGMSQGLAWSMTVNMKIDLVGPKKRGLAMGLNEAAGYGAVGLTALLTGYLASRYGLRPAPFYIGIFYTVAGLILSVLVIRDTRQHARLESAQVTQQQLAGEKFHKPDLLWVFRETSLKNRNLFAVSQAGLINNLNDGMSWGVFPLLFIAAGVGLEGVGWIKAVYPFVWGFGQVITGPLADRIGRKPLIVWGMFVQAIGHVVIGLSLFPPLTSGLVGSVLLGIGTAMVYPALLAAVSDAAHPSWRASSLGVYRFWRDIGYAVGALMAGIVASFFGLIWAVHIAGIITFLSGVAVLINMKENTPRL; translated from the coding sequence ATGACGGACATCAAATTAGGATTAAAGGAAAACTGGCAGCAGTTCACCCTGCTGGTACTGGTCAATATGCTGGTAGGCGGCATGGTGGGCCTGGAGCGGACAGTCGTGCCGCTGGTAGGCACAGAAGAGTTCAGGATAGGCTCGGACATTGTGGTGTTCTCCTTCATCATCGCCTTTGGCGTCGTAAAAGCTTTTACCAATCTCATCTCCGGCGTGCTGGCAGATAAGTATACCCGCAAGCGGGTGCTCATCGCCGGCTGGCTGGTGGGCCTGCCGGTGCCTTTCCTGCTGGCCTGGGCACCGTCGTGGAACTGGATCATCGTCGCCAATGTGCTACTGGGCATGAGCCAGGGACTAGCCTGGTCCATGACCGTAAATATGAAGATAGACCTTGTCGGCCCTAAAAAACGGGGCCTCGCCATGGGACTCAACGAGGCGGCCGGTTACGGTGCCGTGGGACTGACCGCTTTGCTGACGGGTTACCTGGCCTCCCGCTACGGGCTGAGGCCCGCTCCTTTCTACATCGGTATTTTTTATACTGTCGCCGGGCTGATACTGTCAGTACTGGTGATCAGGGACACGCGGCAGCACGCCCGGCTGGAATCCGCGCAGGTAACGCAGCAACAGCTGGCCGGAGAAAAATTTCACAAGCCTGATTTGTTATGGGTATTCCGCGAAACATCGCTCAAAAACCGTAACCTCTTTGCCGTTTCCCAGGCGGGGCTGATCAATAACCTGAACGATGGCATGTCGTGGGGCGTTTTTCCGCTATTGTTCATCGCGGCGGGCGTGGGACTGGAAGGCGTAGGCTGGATAAAAGCCGTGTATCCGTTCGTGTGGGGCTTCGGACAGGTGATCACCGGTCCGCTGGCAGACAGGATCGGCCGCAAGCCGCTGATTGTATGGGGCATGTTTGTACAGGCCATCGGCCATGTGGTGATCGGTCTTTCGTTATTCCCGCCGCTGACATCCGGATTAGTGGGTTCTGTTTTACTGGGCATCGGTACCGCAATGGTATATCCCGCTTTACTGGCAGCCGTCAGCGACGCGGCGCATCCTTCCTGGCGGGCTTCCTCGCTGGGCGTCTATCGCTTCTGGCGGGATATCGGTTATGCCGTGGGCGCGCTTATGGCAGGTATTGTGGCCAGCTTCTTCGGACTGATATGGGCGGTGCATATTGCCGGTATCATCACCTTTTTATCCGGTGTGGCGGTATTGATCAACATGAAAGAAAATACTCCCCGGTTATAA
- a CDS encoding lipocalin-like domain-containing protein: MKTFIGKHLIGAWRLISCTDEDQQGNTLQFFGDSPTGMLIYDDKGNMSVQMMKPERNLFASVAAGTGTPEETYEAFHGYNAYYGRYAEETPGEILHEVEGSLFPNYIGIRFVRYAELRGDELILVTPPMPVKDRQLVFRLVWKRI, translated from the coding sequence ATGAAAACCTTCATTGGCAAACACCTTATTGGTGCATGGCGCCTGATCAGCTGCACAGACGAAGACCAGCAGGGCAACACTCTTCAATTTTTCGGCGACTCCCCTACCGGCATGCTTATCTATGATGATAAGGGTAACATGAGCGTTCAGATGATGAAGCCGGAGAGAAATTTATTTGCTTCCGTCGCAGCAGGCACAGGCACGCCCGAAGAAACCTACGAGGCGTTCCATGGCTACAATGCCTATTATGGCCGTTATGCCGAAGAAACTCCCGGCGAAATCCTGCATGAGGTCGAAGGAAGCCTTTTTCCCAACTATATCGGTATCCGGTTTGTCAGGTATGCAGAACTACGCGGCGATGAACTGATACTGGTGACGCCGCCAATGCCCGTCAAAGACCGGCAGCTGGTGTTCCGGCTTGTCTGGAAGCGGATCTGA
- a CDS encoding MBL fold metallo-hydrolase, whose product MWIYEPGKVTSDLYLLGRKEVPLYLLKCGPEWLLVDGGMLREQELVLSQLKAIVPDLSDIRHWFITHSHFDHCGLLATLLPEARIYAAETAIRNFMTPKYRTSLYRLQRSFLPGPPSEQADNPYDALASGDFLAVGEGDQLTIGDHTFTVMATPGHSECSLSLYSDHQYLFAADAFGEMLRPDDWFPLPFQSPPQYLQSIERLGQLPVSLVTAGHHGLLTDEHAQQLAGHSLLTHQRYIRYFETMLHQHGLEEASRLVTEKYSYNSSTFFSVRMHQASVRNVITILQETGYIRPV is encoded by the coding sequence ATGTGGATATACGAACCCGGTAAAGTAACCAGCGACCTCTATCTGCTGGGCAGAAAAGAAGTCCCGCTGTACCTGTTGAAATGCGGGCCGGAATGGCTGCTGGTGGATGGCGGCATGTTGCGCGAGCAGGAGCTCGTCCTCTCCCAGCTCAAAGCCATCGTTCCTGATCTTTCCGATATCAGGCATTGGTTTATTACCCATTCTCATTTTGATCACTGCGGACTGCTGGCCACATTGCTGCCGGAAGCCCGGATATACGCTGCGGAAACAGCCATCCGGAATTTCATGACCCCAAAATACAGGACCTCCCTCTACAGGCTCCAGCGCAGTTTCCTTCCCGGACCACCGTCGGAACAGGCAGACAACCCCTATGATGCTTTAGCCTCCGGGGACTTCCTCGCTGTAGGTGAAGGAGACCAGCTGACCATCGGAGACCATACCTTCACGGTGATGGCCACTCCCGGCCACAGTGAGTGTTCGCTCTCCCTCTACAGCGACCATCAGTATTTATTTGCGGCGGACGCTTTCGGGGAAATGCTGCGGCCGGACGACTGGTTCCCGCTGCCTTTTCAGAGTCCGCCCCAATACCTGCAAAGCATCGAACGACTGGGACAACTGCCTGTTTCCCTGGTAACCGCAGGACATCATGGCCTGCTGACAGATGAACATGCACAACAGCTGGCCGGCCATAGCCTGCTTACCCACCAGCGCTACATTCGCTACTTCGAAACAATGTTGCATCAACACGGGCTGGAAGAAGCATCGCGGCTTGTCACGGAGAAATACAGTTACAACAGCAGCACCTTTTTCTCCGTAAGGATGCACCAGGCCAGCGTCCGGAACGTTATCACCATTTTGCAGGAAACAGGGTATATCAGACCCGTATGA
- a CDS encoding beta-ketoacyl-ACP synthase 3, with translation MAITITGAGHFLPEPVIDNKMIVSRINTTEDFILSRTGVVTRRHLAREKGLSSLLVPACLRAIEHAGLQATDIDMLIVNTLSPDHHDPSEACFIQPMLGLRHVPVFDIRAQCSGLLYGMELARNLLTSGVYKHILVACGEVLSKRMDTSDDGRNLSILLGDGAGAVVLSNSPAQTSGIIDLMIKADGSCFELLWTAAPGTAQSSYTDSTAIPHFRMNGKPMFENATQRLCEIAQEILERNGLKIDDIDIVLPHQPNLRILEAVREKLSVPPQKFVTNVERYGNMASASLAVTMSEYVRENHPCPGALALVLTYGSGATWGAMLYRF, from the coding sequence ATGGCCATCACCATCACCGGGGCCGGACATTTCCTGCCCGAGCCGGTAATTGATAATAAAATGATCGTCAGCCGTATCAACACCACTGAAGATTTTATTCTCTCCCGCACGGGAGTGGTTACACGAAGACATCTTGCCCGCGAAAAAGGGCTTAGCTCCCTGCTTGTACCCGCCTGTCTGCGGGCCATAGAACACGCGGGACTACAGGCAACGGATATTGATATGCTGATCGTGAATACGCTCAGCCCCGATCATCACGATCCGTCGGAAGCCTGCTTTATACAGCCTATGCTGGGACTGCGGCATGTTCCCGTCTTTGACATACGGGCGCAGTGTTCCGGATTGCTTTACGGAATGGAACTGGCGCGCAACCTGCTTACTTCCGGTGTTTACAAGCACATCCTGGTAGCCTGCGGAGAAGTACTTTCCAAAAGGATGGACACTTCCGATGACGGCAGAAACCTCTCAATCCTGCTGGGCGACGGTGCCGGCGCAGTCGTACTCAGTAACAGTCCCGCTCAGACAAGTGGTATCATCGACCTGATGATCAAAGCAGATGGCAGCTGCTTCGAACTGTTATGGACCGCTGCGCCAGGCACTGCACAATCCAGCTATACCGACAGTACCGCCATACCTCACTTCAGGATGAACGGCAAGCCCATGTTTGAAAACGCTACGCAGCGTTTGTGTGAAATAGCACAGGAAATACTGGAACGCAACGGGCTTAAAATCGATGATATCGATATTGTGTTACCGCACCAGCCCAACCTGCGCATACTCGAAGCAGTAAGGGAAAAGCTGTCCGTTCCTCCACAGAAGTTTGTTACAAACGTAGAACGCTATGGCAATATGGCTTCAGCCTCCCTCGCTGTCACCATGAGCGAATATGTCCGGGAAAACCATCCCTGCCCCGGCGCCCTCGCGCTGGTACTGACTTACGGCTCCGGCGCCACCTGGGGAGCTATGTTATATCGATTCTGA
- a CDS encoding RagB/SusD family nutrient uptake outer membrane protein, producing the protein MKATIIKYGLLVLTTGSLWLTGCRKFLDESDPSNYTEENYFTKPEHARSSVNAIYASLREPMGGDFGGGPWTMTEFATGQAATDLGQAVDAIYIRTLRNTADNAFGVSYWRNYYKGITNANLSIAKIPNIKMDATEQKKLLGEAHFMRAWYYFTLVRLFGNIPLVTEPVDLKSEQIRPKQANPEDVYKLIVDDLKTAENAGLPWVDAGGRASLGAVKSLLAKVYLTMAGYPLQKGAPYYDLAAKKAEEVVDSKQYKLFESYYDLHNPAKKNVEENIFMIQYKTQVIPGNWQSLIIPYNKNISAYSSETGGIYAEESFVKSYDPADYRAKEGQFFFTEFTHQDDRSKKVALGAYFIYKLFDVAAQTSTANSDLNWSLIRYADILLVYAEASNEVSGPGAKAYEAVNAIRTRAKLPALSGLTKEQFREAVWRERWYELCFENVTWFDMVRLRKAFNVTTKTFENYVGHKFPVGRALTERELLFPIPSVELRNNPNLVPTKGY; encoded by the coding sequence ATGAAAGCAACAATAATAAAATACGGTTTGCTGGTACTGACAACAGGCTCCCTGTGGTTGACGGGTTGCCGGAAATTCCTCGATGAATCAGATCCCAGCAATTATACAGAAGAGAACTATTTTACCAAACCCGAACACGCGCGGAGCTCTGTGAATGCGATCTATGCCAGCCTGCGTGAACCTATGGGCGGGGACTTTGGCGGCGGGCCATGGACCATGACGGAGTTTGCCACCGGCCAGGCGGCCACCGACCTGGGCCAGGCGGTAGACGCTATTTATATCAGGACACTGCGCAATACCGCCGACAACGCGTTCGGCGTCAGCTACTGGCGAAATTATTACAAGGGCATCACCAATGCCAACCTCTCCATCGCTAAAATTCCGAACATCAAAATGGATGCGACAGAACAGAAGAAGTTGCTGGGAGAAGCACACTTTATGCGCGCCTGGTACTATTTTACGCTGGTAAGGCTGTTTGGCAATATTCCTCTTGTAACAGAGCCCGTTGACCTGAAGTCAGAGCAGATAAGGCCCAAACAGGCGAACCCGGAAGACGTGTACAAACTGATAGTGGATGATCTTAAAACTGCGGAGAATGCAGGCCTTCCGTGGGTAGATGCCGGCGGCAGGGCATCTCTCGGCGCTGTGAAGTCACTGCTGGCGAAAGTATATCTCACCATGGCCGGATACCCTTTGCAGAAAGGCGCTCCGTATTATGACCTGGCGGCAAAGAAAGCGGAAGAGGTAGTGGATTCAAAACAATATAAATTGTTTGAATCTTATTACGACCTGCACAACCCGGCAAAGAAAAATGTGGAAGAGAACATCTTCATGATCCAGTATAAAACGCAGGTCATCCCCGGAAACTGGCAATCGCTGATCATTCCTTACAACAAAAATATCTCTGCTTATTCTTCGGAAACCGGCGGTATTTACGCGGAAGAGAGTTTTGTGAAGTCCTATGACCCCGCGGATTACAGGGCCAAAGAAGGACAGTTCTTTTTTACGGAGTTCACCCACCAGGATGACAGAAGCAAAAAAGTAGCGCTGGGCGCGTATTTTATCTATAAACTGTTTGACGTGGCGGCACAGACGTCTACGGCCAACAGTGATCTGAACTGGTCACTGATCCGTTACGCCGATATATTGCTGGTATATGCTGAAGCTTCCAACGAAGTGAGCGGACCGGGCGCTAAAGCCTATGAGGCAGTGAATGCCATCCGGACAAGGGCAAAACTGCCGGCACTGTCGGGGCTCACCAAAGAACAGTTCAGAGAAGCGGTATGGCGTGAGCGCTGGTACGAGTTGTGTTTCGAAAACGTAACCTGGTTTGACATGGTGCGCCTCCGCAAAGCGTTTAACGTGACCACGAAGACTTTTGAGAACTATGTAGGGCATAAGTTCCCCGTTGGCCGTGCGTTAACGGAACGGGAACTGTTGTTCCCCATCCCCAGCGTGGAGCTGAGAAACAATCCCAACCTGGTACCAACGAAAGGGTACTAA